From the Chiloscyllium plagiosum isolate BGI_BamShark_2017 chromosome 10, ASM401019v2, whole genome shotgun sequence genome, the window acatattgtctagctatcaccattgttaacccgagaatgcaactttttaaaaaagggttttgtgatttacacatgaaagaagtgaaactatcactgtattctaacagatgaaaggcttaacagtaaatcaatttttcaatgtataatttcagttacatcacactgcaaatttttgctataaattctgtgttatgatcgagccctccacaatcacctgatgaaggagcgtcactccgaaagctagtgtgcttccaattaaacctgttggactataacctggtgttgtgtgatttttaactcagtaatAGTCAGTGcattgatgttgatagtggattTTTAAATGACGTAGCTTGTGTATTGTGGGTATGTGAGGAGATGATGGGTCAAAGTGTATTTGtgatagcatttttaaaaaaagtaattattATGTTGTCATTACTTTCCTGCTGTGAACTTAATGGCAGTTGTCCATGGCCCTTCATTAAATGGTAGATCACAAGTGGGTGTGAATGGGTTACTGTTTAAGGAGAGTAACACAAACAAGCTTAGTCCCTTGCATGTATTTTCAGTCGGAGTTGATGAGGTAATCAGTGGAATATTCATCTTGTGTCTGTCTTTTCCCAATTATAGTCATTTATGTACTTTTATTTTGTAGGATCTGTCATCCATTTCTGTATGTACAAATGCACACATGCCCCTCTTTATCCTGTGTTGGATGTTTTGCCTCACTTTCTTGTGCTTACTAAGTGACTGTCTTCCTTTTGATTTGTTTGTATCTGTTCCCTTTTCTAAATTTTGTGGTAATGTTAGAACAGTATAAAGCATTATTTTGGCCACATCTAGAGTACAGTACACAGTTTCGGTGACCACATTAGGGAAATGATGTAATTGAAACTGACGGAGAATTTTAACTATGAGGAACGATTGGTTAGGCTTGGATTTTCTTTGCATTTGAGAAAGCTAAGGGAAAATtttgagatgcataaaattatggaaagtggataggaAGGACCTATTCCTCTTGCAGGTTACTAAGCAGGGAGCATGGACGTAAAGCTATTGGCTGAAAGATTAGAGAGGCCCAGAGGTAAATTTTGCAGGGACTTTTCACTTAGATTGGAGTTAGTGTCTGGAAATCACCAAAAAGATTGGTACAGACTGAACCTATTACCATATTCTACCTCCTCTCTCCTCACTGCATCGCTGTGTCCTGCTTGGTGTCTTGTTTTATCAGAAATCTTTACTCTATTCTGAAAATGTTGGGGGAGGGGTCTGTAGAGTTTATATTTTGGTTAAATACTGTGTACATACTAAAAATTGAGTGTTGATTTGCCACACGCTGTCTTGAGGGAGCTGTGTAAATTGTGCATTGTAATGAAAAGCTTTTCACATGTGTAAGTGATGTATTGTTGAAAGGCATTGTTGGCACACAATACAAATGTTGTTCAGTTCAGTGGAAGTATTGCACGTCTGTCGGTGGTTTCACATTTAACGTAAAAAGCCAAGAACATCTGGGCCTCGAAATAATGATAAGGTGAAAATGTATTTATCTCCTTGGTCCATTTAATATACAGCATTGTTTCTCTGCTTTCAACTGGTTTATTGCTGTCTGTTTTAATACCTTTAATTCCCTTGTTTGTGTCCCCACTAGCCCAGCAGTTTGATAACCTGTTACCAGGTCTCTATATCAGGAGGAGGAGTTGCCACCATGGGCTACATGCTTGTAAAACACAAAGCCATGGTGTATCTTATGCTTACTCCTTTTTGTCCTAACTGGACTTGACAAACAGACCAGAAATAAATTCCAAACTGCAATTTAAGCCTTTTGGAAACTGCTGGTCTTTATAAAATGAGTGACTATAATGCCAAAATGATGCCCATACATCACAAGCATGTGTTTTAACATCAGCCTTCTGCAAAAGGCCACAAGGAGCATCTATATGCATGTATGCTGCTGAGGTCACTAGACTGGGGATGACAAAGTGGAAATTCTGGCATTGTCTATGGAATAGATCTGCTTGGCTGCTGTTGTGTCACCACTTGGTGCAGTTGCAGTGCTATTGGGGAGGGCCCCTTCCAGAAGCCAGGACTATTCTTGTATCCCCTTGTTGGGATCCTCCACCTTGTCCAGATGCTAAAGTGCCCGATAAAATGGCTGCCAGTGCAGCGCTGTGTTCTTGCTCATGCTCACCTGCTGGTTGCATTCACAATAAATGCAGCCTTTACAAGAAGATCCCTTCCCTACAGTTCTAAATCTCACTGCCTTCCACCAAATCCCTGAAAGATGCATTCATTTCCAAGTGATGGAAGTTTGTCTATCATAGTTTAAGAAGCCCTGCAAAACTAACTTTTACTCAAGGGGCAGCATAGCAGTAGCAGTGAGAAGAACACTTTTCCGTTTACTTCACTGATAACATTGCACCAACTATGCCATATCTAACCCAAAATAAAGCTCCCTCTGTACTTGCGTGCTCTGTTACACCCTAACTTCAGAACAGTGTCGTCTCATTTCCTCTCATACTGCTAGTTTGTGTTGACTGTATGAGCATTCTGCTGCTGGGGCCAGATGGCTGTGGTCTATGCTGGCATCTAGCCAGACTTTCATCCCATGGACCACTTCAGTTATTAAATGGCATCAACCTGAGCTGCATTTGAACTGTAGGCCCAGGTGAAGGTGTCAGCTGTGGGATGAGGGGAGCCAGTCATTTAAACTCTCATCTGCCTGAATTTCTGAGGATTGTTCCAAAATATTAAATGGCATTTTGGCTAGTCCTGCTTTTTGGATTAATATAAACTTTAATGTTTGAATAATGTTATCCCAAAAAGTGCATAGGAGAGGGAAAGGCATTGTGTAACAGTGATAGTGGCTAGTAATATACACCTCCAGTACCACTCTGGTGATAGTCTCCTAACTGCTTTTAACAATATGGCATTATCCTGTAATCTGTTGGTGGGCTATTACACAAGCTCCTGCTTGGTACACTTGACTTGATGGAAGAAAGGAGGGAAATGTTAATAACCACTCAGATTGGCATAGAAGTGGAACTGTTCGGTTTCTAACCTAGTACATTCAGAAAATTCCAGACCTACACTGAATGAAGTTTCCCGTCTCAacagtgaccctcagattaaatcaccagTGCTCCCCATCCCCCCTCTCATTAGAAGCCCGCTGGTCGTCTGGGACTATAGCAATTTAATGTTTAAATTGAAGTATAGAGTGACAGAGGAACAAAGTGAACACCCTATTCAAATCCGAACCAGACAGCACTTTTACAAAAGTCAGTGATGTACAAACTAATAGCTCAATTATATTTGGAACTTGATCATTTTGATCACTGATCTTTTCTGATCCTCTACCTCCCTAAACTGTAATAAAGACAACTTCAGGATAGAAGATAACCATGTAAAAATCTTTATACTGTACAGTTCATTACTTGCAAGTACACTGGAGGTGTTAAAACATTGTCATTCATTGGTCAACTTCAAGCCACTTTAAACAGAACACCTGTACAAAATAGGTACAGCACAAAAAGGAGTGCACTACTGAATACTGCCCAGTGCAGCGTCAGGAAGTCAAATAACCTTCTAGtcattataaataaataaagttaatttACAATCAAACATTCCTTCAAATTTTAAAGATGGTTTGACTCTGCGTGATTTTTGATGTAATAGGCCCACGTGTGGAGTTTAATATATTAATCAGTTGAAGCAGCAGGAAGTCTGAATTCTTGCTGTGCTCCCTTATGTTAGCAGCAGTTGGATGCAAAACATCTTTTGTTTTTAGTTTCAGGGAGGCAGGTTTGAGCATTTTTTGTTCATGCATAGAAAATAAGTTCAGGAATCTGCCCACCTTGTACCCCTGTGCCATTAGTGCTGTCAGATGAACACTGGAACTGAAATGTCACTTTCCCACACTGCACTTCTGTCATTCCCTCTTGTCCAAAGTAGCTAAGCTCATTGCCATCCAGGATGGCACTGGCAGTGTAAAAGGTGTCCTGCTCCACCTGCACCGGGTGCTCGAACCAGACTGAGAAAGTGGTGCTAGAGCCATCTGATATGAACTTAGTAAAGTTTTGAGCCAGGACCACCCCCTGCCGCTTCAGTTCGATCTTGACACTGTATTCGGCCTTGCCACAACTTGAGCCGTACAACCCGAGACCAGCGATAAAGATGCGCTTGTCCACCGCAAACTGGATGCTATCACAGCGGCCCCGGTACCTCCACTGGTTGCTGCGGTAAGCAGAGGACTGGAAGCGATGGCACCGTTGGGATGCTAGCCCCTTCCTTTGAGTGGTGGGGAATTCCAACTGCGGCTTCTTCAGCGCAGTGTACCACAAGAATATGTTGTGCGTCTGCTCCAGGGTCAAAAGGTCACATTGTGCAGCCCCATTGGCAAACTCCTCCAGCGTCATGGTGGGAATCCGAACGATGTAGAGAGCCTTGCCCAGCACGCTCCTCTTGTTGCGGGCAGTGGGAGGGAGCCCTTGTCTTTTGCACTCTGCCTCTGCCCAGCTTACAATGGCTTCAAACACCACCACCTCTTTCGTGTTGAGTGTTTCCCGTGACAGGATGATCTCCAAAGTCTGCAGATCGATCTCGCAAAAGCCCTCTGACCTGAGGGCAAGCTCTGCCTGGGCATCAATCACCTCCCAGCAGCGTTGGGTCAGCTCAGGCTCCTCAAAGAGCCTACTCTGGGACAGTAGGACACAAGCATTCTTTGCCTCCAAGCTGGTCTCCAGGAAGTTAACGCAAGCCTTTGCCAGATACGGGACAATGTACTTCTTGGCAGCGTACAGTGAAGCCAGCACTGTGTCTGCCTCCAAATCAATCTCATCACTGTACAAATACCTGCAGAGAGGGGAATAAAAACTCACTGAAAAGCTCACCACTTAAACCTCacgcaggaaaaaaaaagttaaattcctGAGGAATTAACTTAAATCTAATGCacgcaaaaaaaaattaaaggcagCTTGGAATTTCTTCATCTTA encodes:
- the btbd6b gene encoding BTB/POZ domain-containing protein 6-B isoform X1, translating into MLLVKYIQETLRKSKSVKRESSGSKLPACYEIVTLSLGKKMAAELYPSKHSSSSSSSSLQSSENSSSGGSGNTVSSNSSSSKRSFLLRQGQQQNLNNNHIRNSNWQSFYPTLRERNAMMYNNELMADVHFIVGPPGCTQRVPAHKYILAVGSSVFYAMFYGELAEDKPDIHIPDVEPAAFLILLKYLYSDEIDLEADTVLASLYAAKKYIVPYLAKACVNFLETSLEAKNACVLLSQSRLFEEPELTQRCWEVIDAQAELALRSEGFCEIDLQTLEIILSRETLNTKEVVVFEAIVSWAEAECKRQGLPPTARNKRSVLGKALYIVRIPTMTLEEFANGAAQCDLLTLEQTHNIFLWYTALKKPQLEFPTTQRKGLASQRCHRFQSSAYRSNQWRYRGRCDSIQFAVDKRIFIAGLGLYGSSCGKAEYSVKIELKRQGVVLAQNFTKFISDGSSTTFSVWFEHPVQVEQDTFYTASAILDGNELSYFGQEGMTEVQCGKVTFQFQCSSDSTNGTGVQGGQIPELIFYA
- the btbd6b gene encoding BTB/POZ domain-containing protein 6-B isoform X2; translation: MAAELYPSKHSSSSSSSSLQSSENSSSGGSGNTVSSNSSSSKRSFLLRQGQQQNLNNNHIRNSNWQSFYPTLRERNAMMYNNELMADVHFIVGPPGCTQRVPAHKYILAVGSSVFYAMFYGELAEDKPDIHIPDVEPAAFLILLKYLYSDEIDLEADTVLASLYAAKKYIVPYLAKACVNFLETSLEAKNACVLLSQSRLFEEPELTQRCWEVIDAQAELALRSEGFCEIDLQTLEIILSRETLNTKEVVVFEAIVSWAEAECKRQGLPPTARNKRSVLGKALYIVRIPTMTLEEFANGAAQCDLLTLEQTHNIFLWYTALKKPQLEFPTTQRKGLASQRCHRFQSSAYRSNQWRYRGRCDSIQFAVDKRIFIAGLGLYGSSCGKAEYSVKIELKRQGVVLAQNFTKFISDGSSTTFSVWFEHPVQVEQDTFYTASAILDGNELSYFGQEGMTEVQCGKVTFQFQCSSDSTNGTGVQGGQIPELIFYA